The following coding sequences are from one Paracoccus alcaliphilus window:
- a CDS encoding disulfide bond formation protein B → MMTGKQLSLLAGGGSAALLIAALGFQAAGYAPCELCILQRWPHLAAVVIAALVWLTGWVRALAVLGMIAAAVAMGLAVYHAGVEWQIWAGPSHCSGGVGDLASMTTAELMSRLQSAPVVRCDEIAWSLFGISMAGWNAIFSAMLVRVWGLAAKRGVQRG, encoded by the coding sequence ATGATGACCGGAAAACAGCTTTCCCTTCTGGCGGGCGGCGGATCGGCGGCGCTGCTGATCGCGGCGCTGGGATTTCAGGCGGCGGGCTATGCGCCCTGCGAGCTGTGCATCCTGCAACGCTGGCCGCATCTGGCGGCGGTGGTGATCGCGGCGCTGGTCTGGCTGACCGGCTGGGTCCGGGCGCTGGCGGTGCTGGGCATGATCGCGGCGGCGGTGGCGATGGGGCTGGCGGTGTATCACGCGGGGGTGGAATGGCAGATCTGGGCCGGGCCGTCGCATTGTTCGGGCGGGGTCGGTGATCTGGCCAGCATGACCACCGCCGAGCTGATGTCGCGCCTGCAATCGGCCCCCGTGGTGCGTTGCGACGAGATCGCCTGGAGCCTGTTCGGAATCAGTATGGCCGGCTGGAACGCGATCTTTTCGGCGATGCTGGTCAGGGTTTGGGGTCTGGCGGCGAAACGGGGCGTCCAGAGGGGCTGA
- a CDS encoding neutral zinc metallopeptidase, producing the protein MKWRGRRGSGNVEDRRGMGAAGAGGVGVVGMLAILAVGYFFGIDISPIVRELDQGQPAQDAPLSERDQEYGEFVSVVLADTEEVWAPVLPEQAGIEYADPRLVLFRGAVQSACGGASAAMGPFYCPGDQRVYLDTDFFDMMAQRMGAEGDFAAAYVIAHEVGHHVQNLTGVLSEVNGLRARMAEADANALSVLTELQADCYAGIWARHAQDRFGSLEEGDLEEAMRAAAAVGDDVIQSNAGRTPVPDSFTHGSAAQRQEWLMRGFRSGQMDQCDTFAEAGL; encoded by the coding sequence ATGAAATGGCGTGGTCGGCGGGGCAGCGGCAATGTCGAGGATCGGCGCGGAATGGGCGCCGCCGGAGCAGGGGGCGTGGGTGTGGTCGGCATGCTGGCCATTCTGGCGGTCGGCTATTTCTTCGGCATCGACATCTCGCCCATCGTGCGGGAGCTAGATCAGGGCCAGCCCGCGCAGGACGCCCCGCTCAGCGAACGCGATCAGGAATATGGCGAATTCGTCTCGGTCGTGCTGGCCGATACCGAAGAGGTCTGGGCCCCGGTCCTGCCCGAACAGGCGGGAATCGAATATGCCGATCCGCGACTGGTGCTGTTTCGCGGTGCGGTGCAATCGGCCTGCGGCGGCGCGTCTGCGGCTATGGGACCGTTCTATTGCCCCGGGGATCAGCGGGTCTATCTGGATACCGATTTCTTCGACATGATGGCGCAGCGGATGGGCGCCGAGGGCGATTTCGCCGCCGCCTATGTCATTGCGCACGAGGTCGGCCACCATGTCCAGAACCTGACCGGCGTGCTGTCCGAGGTGAACGGGCTGCGCGCCCGCATGGCCGAGGCCGACGCCAATGCGCTGTCGGTGCTGACCGAGCTTCAGGCCGATTGCTATGCCGGGATCTGGGCGCGCCACGCGCAGGACCGTTTCGGCTCGCTGGAGGAAGGCGATCTGGAAGAGGCCATGCGCGCTGCCGCCGCCGTCGGCGACGACGTGATCCAGTCGAATGCGGGCCGCACCCCGGTTCCCGACAGCTTTACCCATGGCAGCGCCGCGCAGCGGCAAGAGTGGTTGATGCGCGGCTTCCGTTCTGGTCAGATGGACCAATGCGACACCTTTGCCGAGGCCGGGCTGTAA
- a CDS encoding type II toxin-antitoxin system RatA family toxin — MPHHQDSRDLPYTAHQMFDLVADIEDYPKFLPWNSAARIRARRPLPDGAEEIAADLVISFKVFRERFGSRVVLWPADPDTGMLRIDTEYLDGPFRYMRSGWTFTDRVEGGCHIEFFVDFEFRNAILQKLIGVVFHEAMSRIVRAFEDRARQLYGPA; from the coding sequence TTGCCGCATCACCAGGACAGCCGCGACCTTCCCTATACCGCCCACCAGATGTTCGATCTGGTCGCCGATATCGAAGACTATCCGAAATTCCTGCCCTGGAACAGCGCCGCCCGCATCCGCGCGCGGCGCCCGCTGCCAGACGGGGCCGAGGAAATCGCCGCCGATCTGGTCATCAGCTTCAAGGTCTTCCGCGAACGGTTCGGCAGCCGCGTGGTGCTGTGGCCCGCCGATCCCGACACCGGCATGCTGCGAATCGACACCGAATATCTCGACGGCCCCTTCCGCTACATGCGCAGCGGCTGGACCTTCACCGACCGGGTCGAGGGCGGCTGCCACATCGAATTCTTCGTCGATTTCGAATTCCGCAACGCGATCCTGCAAAAGCTGATCGGCGTCGTGTTCCACGAGGCCATGTCGCGCATCGTCCGCGCCTTCGAGGACCGCGCCAGACAGCTTTACGGCCCCGCCTGA